One Tessaracoccus lacteus DNA window includes the following coding sequences:
- a CDS encoding ABC transporter permease: MTAVMDATGRRRTGRRLAWLILRRLLAAVLVLWVAVTLTFIAVQLTPGDTVSLLLGENRNDPELRAQTIARWGLDEPVWVQYLTYLARIPSGDLGISYTLRRPVADLIAAGIGPTLQLTAVAAIAAIVIAVVGAVATTAAVPGLRRAAGAVELVLLSAPPFWLAIVLLWGISFQLGWFSIVEQGSWQALVLPAASLALPIGAYLTQVLVEGIDRAMEQPFITTARSRGISQFAARARHALRHAALPAIHLLGLIVGSLLGGAVIVEQVFGRPGLGQLAVDAVTVKDIPLILGVALVSTAAFVVASTAADIVALSADPRTRVAAGGSR; the protein is encoded by the coding sequence ATGACCGCCGTGATGGACGCCACGGGACGCCGACGCACCGGCAGACGCCTCGCCTGGCTCATCCTCCGCCGCCTCCTCGCGGCGGTCCTTGTGCTGTGGGTCGCGGTCACGCTGACCTTCATCGCTGTTCAGCTCACGCCCGGTGACACGGTGTCTCTGCTGCTGGGAGAGAACCGCAACGACCCTGAGCTCAGGGCTCAGACGATCGCCAGATGGGGACTCGACGAGCCGGTGTGGGTGCAGTACCTCACCTACCTCGCCCGCATCCCGAGCGGTGACCTCGGCATCTCGTACACCCTGCGCCGACCGGTCGCCGACCTGATCGCCGCAGGCATCGGCCCGACGCTGCAGCTCACGGCTGTCGCCGCGATCGCGGCCATCGTCATCGCGGTGGTCGGCGCCGTGGCCACGACCGCAGCGGTTCCGGGCCTTCGGCGCGCGGCGGGGGCGGTCGAGCTGGTGCTGTTGTCCGCGCCCCCGTTCTGGCTCGCCATCGTCCTGCTGTGGGGCATCAGCTTCCAGCTCGGCTGGTTCTCCATCGTGGAGCAGGGCAGCTGGCAGGCCCTCGTGCTGCCCGCAGCATCACTCGCCCTGCCCATCGGTGCCTACCTCACCCAGGTGCTGGTGGAGGGCATCGACCGGGCCATGGAGCAGCCATTCATCACCACCGCACGCTCGCGGGGCATCTCGCAGTTCGCTGCCAGAGCCCGCCACGCGCTCCGGCACGCCGCATTGCCGGCCATCCATCTCCTCGGCCTCATCGTCGGGTCGTTGCTCGGCGGGGCCGTGATCGTGGAGCAGGTCTTCGGCCGCCCCGGCCTCGGCCAGCTGGCCGTCGATGCGGTCACGGTCAAGGACATCCCCCTGATCCTCGGCGTCGCGCTCGTCAGCACGGCGGCGTTCGTCGTGGCCTCCACGGCCGCCGACATCGTTGCTCTCTCAGCGGACCCCCGGACGCGCGTCGCGGCGGGAGGATCACGATGA
- a CDS encoding ABC transporter permease gives MTSQTISVSGPFTLRRVGSLGLRTRWDAVLAAAVLALTFVAVVAPGLLTSGDPLAADPLAAHQPPSLAHPAGTDIQGRDVLVRIIYGARHSVLIGLGATLVAVLLGVSLGALAGVARGWIDQAVSRLVDVVAAFPEVLLALLMIAFTGRGTLNLILALGVAGLPKYARIIRGNVRLATASGYVEQAATFGVSRTRSLFRHVLPNALGALPVMVTIGFGGAIIGSSSLSFLGLGPQPPTAEWGLMLSESRAYLRQAWWTGVFPGLALTTIVIAATALGRQLQTAYERRNR, from the coding sequence ATGACCAGCCAGACCATCTCGGTGTCCGGCCCCTTCACGCTCCGCAGGGTGGGCTCGTTGGGCCTCAGGACCCGGTGGGACGCAGTCCTCGCCGCGGCCGTACTCGCCCTCACGTTCGTGGCGGTGGTCGCGCCAGGGCTCCTCACCTCGGGCGACCCGCTCGCCGCTGATCCCCTGGCAGCCCACCAGCCGCCCAGCCTCGCCCACCCCGCGGGCACCGACATCCAGGGTCGCGACGTCCTGGTCCGCATCATCTACGGCGCCCGACACTCGGTGCTGATCGGGCTGGGGGCGACACTCGTTGCGGTGCTGCTCGGCGTGTCCCTCGGGGCGCTGGCCGGCGTGGCCAGGGGATGGATCGATCAGGCGGTCTCTCGGCTCGTCGACGTCGTCGCCGCCTTTCCCGAGGTACTCCTCGCACTGCTGATGATCGCCTTCACCGGCCGAGGCACGCTCAACCTCATCCTCGCCCTCGGCGTGGCAGGGCTGCCCAAGTACGCGCGCATCATCCGCGGCAACGTCCGGCTCGCCACAGCCTCCGGCTATGTGGAACAGGCAGCCACCTTCGGCGTCTCACGGACGCGGAGTCTCTTCAGGCACGTCCTGCCCAACGCGCTCGGTGCGCTCCCGGTGATGGTCACCATCGGCTTCGGAGGCGCGATCATCGGGTCCTCCAGCCTCAGCTTCCTCGGACTCGGCCCGCAGCCTCCCACCGCTGAGTGGGGGCTCATGCTGTCGGAGTCGCGCGCCTACCTGCGCCAGGCCTGGTGGACCGGCGTGTTCCCAGGCCTCGCCCTCACCACCATCGTCATCGCGGCCACCGCGCTCGGCCGCCAGCTCCAGACCGCATACGAGAGGCGCAACCGATGA
- a CDS encoding dipeptide ABC transporter ATP-binding protein: MNALIELRNLNVTFETRRRTVHAVRGIDLEIGRGEAVAVVGESGSGKSVTARTLVGLTGQRASITADEFTVLGRDARRFTERQWRSVRGRHIGLVLQDALSSLDPLRTVRREVGEVIRVHRTVPRPEVGGAVIEALDSVGFPDPERRADQFPHQLSGGLRQRALIASAVAGRPELLIADEPTTALDVTVQAQILALLRRLREEGTAILFISHDLAVVSQLADRILVMRDGAVVEQGPTADVLAYPQHEYTRQLLRAVPSAATRGQRLGLGPASPGPHPAPVAGRGGPIVLSATDVRQSFELPQGGSLAAVDGVSLVVHRGRKVGIVGESGSGKSTLARVLLGLQRPDAGTVLVNGRPWGADIADRRAVQFVSQDPLGSFDPRYNVGELISEPLRDVLDARDRATRVEEVMRSTHLDTELLTAMPRALSGGQRQRVSIARALALRPAVLVCDEPVSALDVSIQAEILDLLDELVRTTGTSLVFISHDLGVVQHLVDDVLVMSHGRIVEEGDVTTVLTEPRHPYTRELLAAVPRLSGHRSAA; encoded by the coding sequence ATGAACGCCCTGATCGAGCTCCGCAACCTCAACGTCACCTTCGAGACCCGTCGAAGGACAGTGCACGCCGTCCGGGGCATCGACCTTGAGATCGGTCGGGGCGAGGCGGTGGCTGTGGTGGGGGAGTCGGGCTCCGGCAAGTCCGTCACCGCCCGCACCCTCGTCGGGCTCACGGGGCAACGGGCGAGCATCACGGCCGACGAGTTCACGGTCCTTGGCCGCGACGCGCGCAGGTTCACCGAACGCCAATGGCGCTCGGTACGCGGCCGGCACATCGGGTTGGTGCTGCAGGACGCCCTCAGTTCGCTGGACCCGCTGCGGACGGTGCGTCGCGAGGTCGGAGAGGTCATCCGGGTCCACCGCACCGTGCCCCGACCTGAGGTGGGCGGAGCGGTGATCGAGGCGCTCGACAGCGTCGGGTTCCCCGACCCGGAGCGACGCGCCGACCAGTTCCCGCACCAGCTGTCCGGAGGGCTCCGCCAGCGGGCCCTGATTGCGTCGGCCGTGGCCGGTCGCCCCGAGCTCCTGATCGCGGACGAGCCCACCACCGCCCTCGATGTCACCGTCCAAGCCCAGATCCTGGCGCTGCTGCGTCGCCTTCGTGAGGAGGGCACCGCGATCCTGTTCATCTCGCACGACCTCGCCGTCGTGTCGCAGCTGGCCGACCGGATCCTTGTCATGCGCGACGGGGCCGTGGTGGAGCAGGGGCCGACCGCTGACGTGCTTGCCTACCCGCAGCACGAGTACACGAGGCAACTGCTGCGCGCGGTCCCATCCGCAGCCACCCGCGGGCAGCGGCTCGGCCTCGGGCCTGCGAGCCCCGGCCCGCACCCTGCGCCCGTTGCGGGGCGCGGCGGGCCCATCGTGCTGAGCGCCACAGACGTGCGCCAGTCGTTCGAACTGCCCCAAGGCGGGAGCCTCGCCGCCGTCGACGGCGTCAGCCTGGTGGTCCACCGCGGCCGCAAGGTCGGCATCGTGGGGGAGTCCGGTTCGGGCAAGAGCACCCTTGCCCGCGTCCTGCTCGGCCTGCAGCGGCCGGACGCTGGCACGGTGCTCGTCAACGGACGCCCATGGGGGGCCGACATCGCCGACCGGAGGGCGGTCCAGTTCGTCTCCCAGGACCCGCTCGGTTCCTTCGACCCGCGCTACAACGTCGGCGAACTCATCTCAGAGCCGCTCCGCGACGTGCTCGATGCACGCGATCGGGCCACACGCGTCGAGGAGGTGATGCGCTCCACGCACCTGGACACCGAACTGCTGACCGCCATGCCCCGCGCCCTGTCCGGCGGGCAGCGCCAGCGCGTGTCCATCGCCAGGGCGCTCGCGCTGAGGCCCGCTGTGCTCGTATGCGACGAGCCGGTCTCTGCCCTCGACGTCTCCATCCAGGCCGAGATTCTCGACCTGCTCGATGAGCTGGTCCGGACCACAGGAACGTCGCTGGTGTTCATTTCGCACGACCTCGGCGTGGTGCAGCACCTGGTCGACGACGTCCTCGTGATGAGCCACGGACGCATCGTCGAGGAGGGAGACGTGACGACGGTTCTCACCGAGCCGCGGCACCCCTACACGCGGGAACTGCTGGCGGCAGTGCCCCGGCTGAGCGGACATCGGAGCGCCGCATGA
- a CDS encoding ABC transporter substrate-binding protein, producing MPKTHRQLSRLHRTAIVAIGAALALPLAACGTGQTSQPAPAASSASLTEGGTLYWAVETKLQTVNPQRNGQDKATPILRNAFDSYLYRTESGEYEPWLAQAYDVSDDGTTVTLTLRDGVTFSDGAKLDADAVVANFDKITSEGYLASIPGGLRFLTSYEKTAEDQVTFTLEKADALFLLYLSATASTPLSPDTLTLDQSVLESGGPELSGIGPFTIDEFTPNTELSFAKRPDYEWAPESIAGGQKAAHLDEVVYRTFAEGATRTGALQQDQVQISSDIQPVDVAVFEDSDQFDYQRNYVSGLPYTLYFNVSKAPLNDAAVREAFVKGFDLDAILSAIYNGAFDRATAPVSARGPFADPSSLDDYATDIESANRLLDEAGWTERNSDGIRVKDGTTLTIRAVSGAPYVRESRDQLNIAIGAALKQNVGIDYQFQIEDTGTETARTEANDYEVFDNSYGGADPASGLDLLYHSDPSRGFIARGKFQDATLDSLIDEGRFTTDLTTRKENYTELQHLVTGNFWVLPLYQTQDNLASSGKVHDITIDKATGQPFGAFTIWLES from the coding sequence ATGCCCAAGACCCATCGCCAGCTCAGCAGGCTGCACAGGACCGCGATCGTGGCCATCGGTGCCGCGCTCGCCCTTCCGCTGGCCGCCTGCGGGACCGGCCAGACCAGTCAACCAGCTCCGGCGGCCTCGTCGGCATCCCTCACCGAAGGGGGCACGCTCTACTGGGCGGTCGAGACGAAGCTGCAGACGGTCAACCCGCAGCGCAACGGCCAGGACAAGGCGACGCCCATCCTCCGCAACGCCTTCGACTCCTATCTGTACCGCACCGAGTCCGGCGAATACGAGCCCTGGCTCGCCCAGGCATACGACGTCTCCGACGACGGCACCACCGTCACCCTGACCCTGCGTGATGGCGTCACCTTCAGTGACGGCGCCAAGCTGGACGCGGACGCCGTCGTGGCGAACTTCGACAAGATCACCTCCGAGGGCTACCTCGCGTCGATCCCCGGAGGCCTTCGCTTCCTCACGAGCTACGAGAAGACCGCAGAAGACCAGGTCACCTTCACGCTCGAGAAGGCCGACGCGCTGTTCCTCCTCTACCTGTCGGCGACCGCATCCACCCCGCTGTCGCCTGACACGCTCACACTCGACCAGAGCGTCCTCGAGTCCGGTGGCCCCGAGCTCTCCGGCATCGGCCCGTTCACCATCGACGAGTTCACGCCCAACACGGAACTGTCGTTCGCCAAGCGGCCGGACTACGAGTGGGCGCCGGAGTCGATCGCAGGAGGACAGAAGGCGGCTCACCTGGACGAGGTGGTCTACCGCACCTTCGCAGAAGGTGCGACGCGCACGGGGGCCCTGCAACAGGACCAGGTGCAGATCTCCTCCGACATCCAGCCGGTGGACGTCGCGGTGTTCGAGGACAGCGACCAGTTCGACTACCAGCGCAACTACGTGTCCGGGCTGCCCTACACGCTGTACTTCAACGTGTCCAAGGCGCCACTGAATGACGCCGCGGTCCGGGAGGCCTTCGTCAAGGGGTTCGACCTCGACGCGATCCTCTCGGCCATCTACAACGGCGCGTTCGACCGGGCCACGGCTCCGGTCAGCGCCCGCGGCCCCTTCGCGGACCCGTCATCGCTCGACGACTACGCCACCGACATCGAGTCGGCCAACCGGCTGCTCGATGAAGCAGGCTGGACCGAGAGGAACAGCGACGGGATCAGGGTGAAGGACGGCACAACCCTGACCATCCGTGCGGTCTCCGGGGCGCCGTACGTCCGGGAGAGCCGGGACCAGCTCAACATCGCCATCGGGGCGGCCCTGAAGCAGAACGTCGGGATCGACTACCAGTTCCAGATCGAGGACACGGGCACCGAGACGGCTCGCACCGAGGCCAACGATTACGAGGTGTTCGACAACTCCTACGGAGGCGCTGACCCGGCAAGCGGCCTCGATCTGCTCTACCACTCCGACCCGAGCCGCGGATTCATCGCGAGGGGCAAGTTCCAGGACGCCACTCTCGACTCGCTGATCGACGAGGGACGTTTCACCACGGACCTCACGACCCGTAAGGAGAACTACACGGAGCTCCAGCACCTGGTGACCGGCAACTTCTGGGTTCTGCCGCTGTACCAGACGCAGGACAACCTCGCCTCGAGTGGGAAGGTGCACGACATCACCATCGACAAGGCGACGGGCCAGCCCTTCGGCGCCTTCACCATCTGGCTCGAGAGCTGA
- the purT gene encoding formate-dependent phosphoribosylglycinamide formyltransferase produces the protein MTHVSIGTPLTPDATRVLLLGAGELGKEVAIELQRLGAEVIAVDRYAAAPAMQVAHRSHVIDMLDPIAMRTVVMMERPDVIVPEVEAIATSVLAGLEADGIRVVPTARATQLTMDREGIRRLAAEELGLPTSPYRFVDTERELVAATRAVGFPCVLKPVMSSSGKGQSVLRSAEDLAAAWAHAQAGGRAGAGRCIVEGFVRFDSEITLLTVRHAGGTSFLDPVGHVQVDGDYRESWQPAALSAAALERAQAVAGRVTEALGGWGVFGVELFIVGDDVLFSEVSPRPHDTGMVTMVSQDLSQFALHARAILGLHAGGAVRIGGPEAPAAASCAVLAEGTGVPVFGGVDAALAGETTQLRLFGKPKVEGRRRVAVTLARGADVDEARARAREAAAHLTIDLPSA, from the coding sequence ATGACGCACGTGAGCATCGGCACCCCCCTCACCCCAGACGCGACGCGCGTCCTGCTGCTCGGCGCAGGCGAGCTGGGCAAGGAGGTCGCCATCGAGTTGCAGCGCCTTGGGGCCGAGGTGATCGCCGTGGACCGCTACGCGGCCGCGCCCGCCATGCAGGTGGCGCACCGCAGCCATGTCATCGACATGCTCGACCCGATCGCGATGCGCACCGTCGTGATGATGGAGCGCCCGGACGTGATCGTGCCCGAGGTCGAGGCCATCGCCACGTCCGTGCTCGCGGGGCTGGAGGCGGACGGCATCCGCGTGGTACCCACGGCCAGGGCGACGCAGCTGACGATGGACCGCGAGGGCATCCGCCGCCTCGCCGCCGAGGAGCTGGGGCTCCCGACCTCCCCCTACCGCTTCGTCGACACCGAACGCGAGCTGGTCGCGGCGACCCGCGCCGTCGGCTTCCCATGCGTCCTCAAGCCCGTGATGAGCTCCTCGGGCAAGGGCCAGTCGGTGCTGCGCTCGGCCGAGGATCTCGCCGCGGCCTGGGCCCACGCGCAGGCGGGCGGGCGCGCCGGCGCTGGGCGCTGCATCGTCGAGGGCTTCGTGAGATTCGACTCCGAGATCACGCTGCTGACCGTCCGCCACGCGGGCGGCACGTCGTTCCTCGACCCCGTCGGGCACGTGCAGGTCGACGGCGACTACCGCGAGTCGTGGCAGCCGGCGGCGCTGTCCGCCGCCGCACTGGAGCGCGCCCAGGCTGTGGCGGGCCGCGTCACCGAGGCGCTGGGCGGCTGGGGGGTGTTCGGCGTCGAGCTGTTCATCGTCGGAGACGACGTGCTGTTCTCCGAGGTCAGCCCCCGTCCCCACGACACGGGCATGGTCACGATGGTGTCGCAGGACCTGTCGCAATTCGCGCTGCACGCCCGCGCGATCCTCGGCCTGCACGCCGGCGGTGCGGTGCGGATCGGCGGCCCGGAGGCCCCGGCGGCCGCGTCGTGCGCCGTGCTGGCGGAGGGCACGGGGGTGCCGGTGTTCGGCGGCGTGGACGCCGCGCTGGCCGGCGAGACGACGCAGCTCAGGCTCTTCGGCAAGCCGAAGGTGGAGGGTCGCCGTCGCGTCGCCGTGACGCTGGCGCGCGGCGCGGACGTCGATGAGGCCCGCGCCCGCGCCCGGGAGGCCGCTGCCCATCTGACCATCGACCTGCCCTCCGCCTGA
- a CDS encoding phosphotransferase, which produces MALSTTPPPGTPVPELIDRWAATHGRRVAELVWLNEDGGITARLVAEDAKDLFAKFSRDDLIDEAERMSWLSSRHLCPRVFDFVDDGDQWLLVTGALRGESAVSARWRAEPDRAAAAVGEGLAMLHTLDPDDSLFGPVGWVGDVTDIDHLVIAHGDACAPNTIIGSNGRFVGHVDLGDLGVADRWADLAIASWSLDWNYGPGHQAPFWEAYGIAPDADRIAFYREAWGPAPVSL; this is translated from the coding sequence ATGGCGCTTTCGACGACTCCCCCGCCCGGCACGCCGGTCCCCGAGCTGATCGACCGTTGGGCCGCGACGCACGGCCGCCGCGTGGCCGAGCTCGTGTGGCTCAACGAGGATGGCGGTATCACTGCCCGGCTGGTGGCCGAGGATGCCAAGGACCTGTTCGCCAAGTTCTCCCGCGACGACCTGATCGACGAGGCCGAGCGGATGAGCTGGCTCAGCTCCCGTCACCTCTGCCCGCGGGTGTTCGACTTCGTCGACGACGGCGACCAGTGGCTGCTCGTGACCGGGGCCCTGCGCGGCGAGTCGGCCGTCTCGGCCAGGTGGCGGGCCGAGCCGGACCGGGCCGCGGCAGCAGTCGGCGAGGGCCTCGCGATGCTGCACACCCTCGACCCGGACGACTCGCTGTTCGGCCCGGTCGGCTGGGTGGGTGATGTGACCGACATCGACCACCTCGTCATCGCGCACGGCGATGCCTGCGCCCCCAACACGATCATCGGCTCCAACGGGCGATTCGTCGGGCACGTCGACCTGGGCGACCTCGGCGTCGCGGACCGCTGGGCCGACCTGGCGATCGCCTCCTGGTCGCTGGACTGGAACTACGGGCCGGGCCACCAGGCGCCGTTCTGGGAGGCCTACGGCATCGCGCCGGACGCCGACCGCATCGCGTTCTACCGCGAGGCGTGGGGACCCGCCCCCGTCAGCCTCTGA
- the dxr gene encoding 1-deoxy-D-xylulose-5-phosphate reductoisomerase → MRTIVLLGSTGSIGTQTLDVISSRRDQFRVVGLAAGGGNVDLLAAQIIEFEPEVVALAKPAAANALQRALYAEADRRGWNAGEYQLPKLLLGPDAATQLAAADCDVVVNAITGAAGLLPTLATLKKGTTLALANKESLVIGGRLVTGAARPGQIVAVDSEHSAFAQALRSGRAEEVRRLILTASGGPFRGRTRDELVDVTPQQAMAHPTWDMGRVITINSATLVNKGLELIEAALLYDVDLDDVVVTVHPQSVVHSMVEFHDGATIAQASPPDMRLPIGIALTWPERLADASAPCDWATAATWTFEPLDADTFGAVELARTAGKASGTAPAVFNAANEALVDAFWAGRIGFLDITDINAEVVAEHLAAGHVADDDLTVDAVLAADAWGRSRAAEIVDERA, encoded by the coding sequence GTGCGCACAATCGTCCTGCTCGGCAGCACCGGCTCCATCGGCACCCAGACCCTCGACGTGATCTCATCGCGCCGCGACCAGTTCCGCGTCGTCGGCCTCGCGGCCGGCGGCGGCAACGTCGACCTGCTCGCCGCCCAGATCATCGAGTTCGAGCCGGAGGTCGTCGCACTCGCGAAGCCCGCCGCCGCGAATGCGCTGCAGCGCGCCCTCTACGCCGAGGCCGACCGGCGCGGCTGGAACGCCGGCGAGTATCAGCTGCCGAAGCTGTTGCTCGGCCCAGACGCCGCGACCCAGCTGGCCGCGGCCGACTGCGACGTCGTCGTCAACGCCATCACGGGCGCCGCCGGGCTGCTGCCGACGCTCGCCACGCTGAAAAAGGGCACGACGCTGGCACTGGCCAACAAGGAGTCCCTGGTCATCGGCGGGCGCCTGGTCACCGGCGCGGCACGCCCCGGCCAGATCGTGGCCGTCGACTCCGAGCATTCGGCCTTCGCGCAGGCCCTCCGATCCGGCCGCGCCGAGGAGGTCCGCCGCCTGATCCTCACCGCGTCCGGCGGACCATTCCGCGGCCGCACCCGCGACGAGCTCGTCGACGTCACGCCGCAGCAGGCCATGGCGCACCCCACCTGGGACATGGGCCGCGTCATCACCATCAACTCCGCCACCCTGGTCAACAAGGGCCTCGAGCTCATCGAGGCCGCGCTGCTCTACGATGTCGACCTCGACGATGTCGTCGTCACCGTTCACCCCCAGTCGGTCGTGCACTCCATGGTCGAGTTCCACGACGGCGCCACCATCGCCCAGGCCTCCCCACCCGACATGCGGCTGCCCATCGGCATCGCCCTGACCTGGCCCGAGCGGCTGGCCGACGCCTCCGCCCCCTGCGACTGGGCCACGGCCGCCACCTGGACCTTCGAGCCCCTCGACGCGGACACGTTCGGCGCCGTCGAGCTCGCGCGCACCGCAGGGAAGGCCTCCGGCACGGCCCCCGCCGTGTTCAACGCGGCCAACGAGGCGCTCGTGGATGCCTTCTGGGCGGGGCGCATCGGGTTCCTCGACATCACCGATATCAACGCGGAGGTCGTCGCGGAGCACCTGGCCGCCGGGCACGTCGCCGACGACGACCTCACGGTCGACGCCGTCCTGGCCGCCGACGCGTGGGGCCGGAGCCGTGCCGCCGAGATCGTGGACGAACGCGCGTGA